The Catenuloplanes niger genome includes a window with the following:
- a CDS encoding MarR family winged helix-turn-helix transcriptional regulator — MEDVPGPPPATQLLIGLARLGQAVRMDAWRNAGPLNLTPLQADILTLLHGARTPLRQGDLVAALASTAPTVSDAVKALRRKELLAAARDPGDARVLRLSLTEAGRAEAGRLTEVSDTLGGAVSALPEEDFAALLRGTVTLIRELQDRRAIPVSRMCLTCRFFVPDAHPAETGKPHHCNVVDAPFGDAELRVACPDHEPRGQPHRRFPGEGR, encoded by the coding sequence ATGGAGGACGTTCCGGGGCCGCCACCGGCCACGCAACTGCTGATCGGGCTGGCCCGGCTGGGGCAGGCGGTCCGGATGGACGCGTGGCGCAACGCGGGCCCGCTCAACCTGACCCCGTTGCAGGCCGACATCCTGACGCTGCTGCACGGCGCCCGCACCCCGCTCCGCCAGGGTGACCTGGTCGCGGCGCTCGCCTCGACCGCACCCACGGTGTCGGACGCGGTGAAGGCGCTGCGCCGCAAGGAACTGCTGGCGGCGGCGCGTGACCCGGGTGACGCCCGGGTGCTGCGGCTCAGCCTGACCGAGGCCGGCCGCGCCGAGGCCGGCCGGCTGACCGAGGTGTCCGACACGCTCGGCGGTGCCGTCTCCGCGCTGCCCGAGGAGGACTTCGCGGCGCTGCTGCGCGGCACCGTCACGCTGATCCGCGAACTCCAGGACCGGCGGGCGATCCCGGTCTCGCGGATGTGCCTGACCTGCCGGTTCTTCGTGCCGGACGCGCACCCCGCGGAGACCGGGAAGCCACACCACTGCAACGTCGTGGACGCGCCGTTCGGCGACGCGGAGCTGCGCGTCGCCTGCCCCGACCACGAGCCCCGCGGACAGCCGCACCGCCGGTTCCCGGGCGAGGGCCGGTGA
- a CDS encoding VWA domain-containing protein, producing MDSNGVVARRRRPGLTVLRIFLVILLCLAVVAGTIGVLWQQGMLSLAGRCMSSSTVTVVASPAVEPALNQAVAKWNATRPAVDGACLTARTVVQESGQAAAAVGPGWDPARDGDKPDVWVPDSSVWLSVAGSRPEAAALLTAEGTSIASSPAVLALRKPMAGALGWPQKQLGRQDVIGALSQPDVWAKAGHPEYANARVGLTDPATSTAGLASVLSILDPTGTGELGEQQLIAGLQVSRVVGGFAPDASVFFAAQTTAAAVDPNSVVAAFPALEKEVAEFNAAHPGGEMAPVYDPQQTFVADFPFVPLTADWVSERDRAAVAEIREYLTGAEARAILSRHYLRAPDGTVADTAVLPSAGGYPATPPAARAPITPERLSQVMAAWADLQRKVNLLVVLDTSGSMTKPVPGTQLNRLALLQQTAGTGFNLLPHTMSIGLWEFSGRGGEPHRELVPFGPYPAMAGAVPRAQALTESVGKLRAEGDTPLYDTVYDAFKTMQKQWEAGSTNSVVIITDGANEVATGLTLEQLTEKLGKEQIKEKPVQVVTIAVGPDADAESLERVATAAGGRNLVLREPGSAIETLVLAFTGRLQ from the coding sequence ATGGATTCAAACGGCGTGGTCGCCCGGCGCCGCCGGCCCGGCCTGACCGTGCTTCGCATATTTCTGGTGATCCTGCTCTGCCTGGCCGTGGTGGCCGGCACGATCGGTGTGCTGTGGCAGCAGGGCATGCTGTCGCTGGCCGGCCGGTGCATGTCGTCGTCGACGGTCACCGTGGTGGCGTCCCCGGCCGTGGAGCCGGCGCTCAACCAGGCGGTCGCGAAGTGGAACGCGACGCGGCCGGCCGTCGACGGCGCGTGCCTGACCGCGCGTACCGTCGTGCAGGAGTCCGGGCAGGCCGCGGCCGCGGTCGGCCCCGGCTGGGACCCGGCCCGGGACGGCGACAAGCCGGACGTGTGGGTGCCGGACTCCAGCGTCTGGCTGAGCGTGGCCGGTTCGCGGCCGGAGGCGGCCGCGCTGCTGACCGCGGAGGGCACCAGCATCGCCTCGTCCCCGGCCGTGCTGGCGCTGCGCAAGCCGATGGCCGGTGCGCTGGGCTGGCCGCAGAAGCAGCTGGGCCGGCAGGACGTGATCGGTGCGCTGTCCCAGCCGGACGTGTGGGCGAAGGCCGGCCATCCGGAGTACGCGAACGCGCGGGTCGGGTTGACCGACCCGGCGACGTCGACGGCCGGGCTGGCGTCCGTGCTGTCCATCCTGGACCCGACCGGCACCGGCGAGCTGGGTGAGCAGCAGCTGATCGCGGGCCTGCAGGTGAGCCGGGTGGTCGGCGGGTTCGCGCCGGACGCGAGCGTGTTCTTCGCGGCGCAGACCACCGCGGCCGCGGTCGACCCGAATTCGGTGGTGGCCGCGTTCCCCGCGCTGGAGAAGGAGGTCGCGGAGTTCAACGCGGCGCACCCGGGCGGCGAGATGGCCCCGGTGTACGACCCGCAGCAGACGTTCGTGGCGGACTTCCCGTTCGTGCCGCTGACCGCGGACTGGGTGTCCGAGCGGGACCGGGCCGCGGTCGCGGAGATCCGGGAGTACCTGACCGGTGCGGAGGCGCGGGCGATCCTGTCCCGGCACTACCTGCGGGCGCCGGACGGCACGGTGGCGGACACCGCGGTGCTGCCGTCCGCCGGTGGTTACCCGGCCACGCCGCCGGCCGCGCGGGCCCCGATCACGCCGGAGCGGCTGAGCCAGGTGATGGCCGCCTGGGCGGACCTGCAGCGCAAGGTGAACCTGCTGGTCGTGCTGGACACGTCCGGGTCGATGACCAAGCCGGTGCCGGGCACCCAGCTGAACCGGCTGGCGCTGTTGCAGCAGACCGCCGGCACCGGCTTCAACCTGTTGCCGCACACGATGAGCATCGGGCTGTGGGAGTTCTCCGGGCGCGGTGGTGAGCCGCACCGGGAGCTGGTGCCGTTCGGGCCGTACCCGGCGATGGCCGGTGCGGTGCCGCGCGCGCAGGCGCTGACCGAGTCCGTCGGAAAGCTGCGGGCCGAGGGTGACACGCCGCTGTACGACACGGTCTACGACGCGTTCAAGACCATGCAGAAGCAGTGGGAGGCCGGCAGCACGAACTCGGTCGTGATCATCACGGACGGCGCGAACGAGGTCGCGACCGGCCTGACCCTGGAGCAGCTGACCGAGAAGCTGGGCAAGGAGCAGATCAAGGAGAAGCCGGTCCAGGTGGTCACGATCGCGGTCGGCCCGGACGCGGACGCGGAGTCGCTGGAGCGGGTCGCGACCGCGGCCGGCGGCCGGAACCTGGTGCTGCGCGAGCCCGGCTCCGCGATCGAGACGCTGGTCCTGGCCTTCACCGGCCGCCTGCAGTAG
- a CDS encoding MarP family serine protease, with protein MFMTDVVLLLLVLLFAASGYRQGFVVGTMSFAGFFSGALLGLQIGPVIAARLADPGLRVVVSLLVVFLIAVATQALAGWFATRLRYGIVNPAGQRADEIGGAVMSGLAVLLVAWLVAVPLASSSVPWLARSIQGSYVLGAVDRVMPDQAEVLSQGLRQTLNTRGFPEVFGGLDDTRAPRVAPPDPALVRSAAVERARQSVVKVLGVAGGCERRLEGSGFVYATERVMTNAHVVAGTDTVTVEAGTSSLTGRVTVYDPDRDLAVIYVPGLGAPAMRWSADPGAQGEGAVVLGFPLDGPYNAQPARIRQVQDQRGPDLYLSGEVTREIYTIRALVRSGNSGGPLIDARGNVLGVIFAASASDPETGFALTAAEAAPVARSGLDAVRATGTGECTGT; from the coding sequence GTGTTCATGACCGATGTCGTTCTCCTGCTGCTGGTGCTGCTGTTCGCGGCGAGTGGCTACCGGCAGGGCTTCGTGGTGGGGACGATGTCCTTCGCCGGCTTCTTCAGCGGCGCGCTGCTCGGGCTGCAGATCGGCCCGGTGATCGCGGCCCGGCTCGCCGACCCGGGCCTGCGGGTGGTCGTGTCGCTGCTGGTGGTGTTCCTGATCGCGGTCGCGACGCAGGCGCTGGCCGGCTGGTTCGCCACCCGGCTGCGGTACGGGATCGTGAACCCGGCCGGGCAGCGCGCCGACGAGATCGGCGGCGCGGTGATGTCGGGCCTGGCGGTGCTGCTGGTCGCCTGGCTGGTGGCGGTGCCGCTGGCGTCGTCGTCCGTGCCGTGGCTGGCCCGCTCGATCCAGGGCAGCTACGTGCTCGGCGCGGTCGACCGGGTGATGCCGGACCAGGCGGAGGTGCTCTCCCAGGGCCTGCGGCAGACGCTGAACACGCGTGGCTTCCCGGAGGTCTTCGGCGGCCTGGACGACACCCGGGCGCCCCGGGTGGCACCACCGGACCCGGCGCTCGTCCGGTCCGCCGCGGTGGAACGGGCCCGGCAGTCCGTGGTCAAGGTGCTGGGCGTGGCGGGCGGCTGCGAGCGGCGGCTGGAGGGCTCCGGCTTCGTCTACGCGACCGAGCGCGTGATGACGAACGCGCACGTGGTGGCCGGCACGGACACGGTCACGGTGGAGGCCGGCACGTCGTCGCTGACCGGCCGGGTGACCGTCTACGACCCGGACCGCGACCTGGCCGTCATCTACGTGCCCGGCCTGGGCGCCCCGGCCATGCGATGGTCGGCGGACCCCGGCGCGCAGGGCGAGGGCGCGGTCGTGCTCGGCTTCCCGCTCGACGGCCCGTACAACGCGCAGCCGGCCCGGATCCGCCAGGTCCAGGACCAGCGCGGCCCGGACCTGTACCTGTCCGGCGAGGTCACCCGCGAGATCTACACGATCCGGGCGCTGGTCCGCAGCGGCAACTCCGGCGGCCCGCTGATCGACGCGCGCGGCAACGTGCTCGGCGTCATCTTCGCGGCCTCGGCCAGCGACCCGGAGACCGGCTTCGCGCTCACCGCGGCCGAGGCCGCCCCGGTCGCCCGGTCCGGCCTGGACGCGGTCCGCGCCACCGGCACCGGCGAGTGCACCGGCACCTGA
- a CDS encoding YybH family protein: MTQERTVAAMQREWIFGWDRVEGAPPRDFHDVFGRYYDFDADVILFDEADPQRRTFRKVQDYADAFWPGFQALRSAAHAIEAEPEVLVSGDLAASRMIFIAVLTTAEGETSHLRCHNSLVWRRTPDRSWHIVRDQTAVTPIPAEEAMGYFG, from the coding sequence ATGACACAGGAGCGGACCGTAGCGGCGATGCAGCGAGAGTGGATCTTCGGGTGGGACCGGGTCGAGGGTGCCCCGCCGCGCGACTTCCACGACGTGTTCGGCCGCTACTACGACTTCGACGCCGACGTGATTCTCTTCGACGAGGCCGACCCGCAGCGCCGTACCTTCCGGAAGGTCCAGGACTACGCGGACGCGTTCTGGCCGGGGTTCCAGGCGCTGCGCTCCGCGGCCCACGCGATCGAGGCGGAGCCGGAGGTGCTGGTCTCCGGCGACCTCGCGGCCAGCCGCATGATCTTCATCGCGGTGCTCACCACCGCCGAGGGCGAGACCAGTCACCTGCGGTGCCACAACTCGCTGGTCTGGCGGCGCACGCCGGACCGGAGCTGGCACATCGTCCGGGACCAGACCGCGGTGACGCCGATCCCGGCCGAGGAGGCGATGGGCTACTTCGGATGA
- a CDS encoding Ig-like domain-containing protein, which produces MPHTARRVAAIALTMSLVPLAAPAVGPAGPAAASVLPRCGDAGTPAVVALHDPHFYVDSASTARLMSAYAGYRVEAGPSARSRLWLQLSGFTGGVVGLAAGQPAHTALPALPGGGSAARYLLLTATGTTTVPQGHTVTLYDGAPASGTPLCSRAFTYTDVVDTIKALANKVQSVTTSTPAATARLGDVVTVSVQGDTGTLGAGPPNDPGVLAYTPNALAGFPAGAWRLERTELLISPDGVAPPVTYVDRLYLTGAGGPARPYTARYVFRATGPSESAAPLKPIQYIASGTQVKHTDIGGTALGALPAVSATAPVTLGKEVTAPAGAILPAGGGVASYTLTLTNAADTAGLVDWVSDTLPADAAYQPGTMRIAGRAAADPDVDGRTLIVQGPIGVPAGGSTTMSYSVLLGPTTGARANSAVAHFGTVVLDRSADVTASAPAGAEVTVLGAGGLSLPDASVSTTAGNPVTVTPLDGVTAPSGLPLRITSLGTPAGGGAAVLGADGTVTYNPAPGASGTVTFTYSATDGHSTGGATVTVAVRPVAAADLYSTGKSATLTASTGVLANDACTGCTVSTTPVAGPRLNGAVSGTLTLSGDGTFTYVPASNATGTVTFTYRATDAAGRGTDGDVTINVADLAPDYATTAYQTAINPLPLQANDPGCSNACRPQAGGAPALGTVVYPTGGGSVVTYTPNAGTWGLDTFSYGVTGNSGGVTTPVTILIAPPPVARQTTYGTEVGAAPPSGGSCGRCVYAPGTAPAHGTVTVDPDTGASTYRPAAGYAGADAYTYQVRDPVTGLRVTGTVSVTVGPRAVDDTAAVLLGDSVTGDAAGNDACPATCTRTLVTGPPSGTLTLHPDGTYTYTPGGDIGTFTATYRIASSVSGPVTADGTITLTVRGAVDDTATTAPGQAVTVDVRANDPCTGCALTAVGAPPSGTAGISGGAVVFTPVAGFTGRARVPYTLTRGGATTTATVVVTVTPRAVDDAVTTVAGTPVEVLPLANDLCAGCTLAITGPPATGTATVDGDVVTYTPAGAGTVTVGYVLTDPSGATATGTVTVRVAAAPDVRPDGATTTGAAPVVTNVLDNDDCTGCTITITTDPGYGTATVDVRGRAVYTAAPGFSGVDTYRYTASDPGTGAYATATVTVTVAPQARDDDAVTRVGVPVDVDVLTDDACTNCTLGTSVTAGPVTVGSGGGTVTVTPAAGWTGIATVTYTATDPVTALSSTATLTVEVDDARPDSATAAPGASVTGLDVLANDHCPGCAVTAVGTASSGTASFQGGTVGWAPPAGFAGVATFGYTASGGAHTVSSTVRILVPPAAAVIAVPAGRAGTVTPVPPADCPACVLTALTSPDHGDVDEASGGFTYTPMPGYTGTDAFEYRLTDRVSKRTVTATATLDVAVRAAAPGLTVTAEAAPGPVTPVPGVSHTWGWTVTNSGDQVLRSITAVANDGGAVSCPATTLTVGAGMRCTAARVFTQAQRDAGEARVRLTVTGTPDAGSAVTDDDEAVVVLAGDTPPAPSASPSAPASPLPSVSASAVPSPAPSPSVGPSPDVSPSPSPSASPTASPTASPSASPSPSPSAPPSASPTVSPSPADGPPPVGDALVTGVIWFDRNQDGDRDDGEWPLPGVPVQLREAPSVAAALAAVSTITAAPPVRSVTTGPDGGYRFGSLPGGAYRVTAVVDAAGFAYTSDSDGRADWTVTVRTGESGAAVAEFAGIGRGSVNGTIYNSGTGDPIGGAAVTCRWAGLDDTLRTTDDVLMAVGAAGSGRFALSRLPFGTYECGGRDPRTGATSAVTQVSVMSTERRYVPLPVSGSRPLPVTGDRVGTLVAAGLLLLLAGAAVTRVGRRH; this is translated from the coding sequence ATGCCGCACACGGCACGCCGCGTCGCCGCCATCGCGTTGACCATGTCGCTGGTGCCGCTGGCCGCGCCGGCCGTCGGCCCGGCCGGCCCGGCGGCCGCGTCGGTACTGCCCCGGTGCGGTGACGCCGGCACCCCCGCGGTGGTGGCGCTGCACGACCCGCACTTCTACGTCGACTCGGCCAGTACGGCCCGGCTGATGTCCGCCTACGCCGGATACCGGGTCGAGGCCGGGCCGTCCGCGCGCTCCCGCCTGTGGCTGCAGCTGAGCGGCTTCACCGGTGGCGTCGTCGGCCTGGCGGCGGGCCAGCCGGCCCACACCGCGCTGCCGGCGCTGCCCGGTGGCGGCAGCGCGGCGCGGTACCTGCTGCTGACCGCGACCGGCACGACCACGGTCCCGCAGGGCCACACGGTCACGCTGTACGACGGCGCACCCGCCTCCGGGACGCCGCTGTGCAGCCGCGCGTTCACCTACACGGACGTGGTCGACACGATCAAGGCGCTGGCGAACAAGGTGCAGAGCGTGACCACGTCCACGCCGGCGGCCACGGCCCGGCTCGGCGACGTGGTCACGGTGAGCGTGCAGGGCGACACCGGCACGCTCGGCGCCGGCCCACCGAACGATCCCGGCGTGCTGGCCTACACCCCGAACGCGCTCGCCGGCTTCCCGGCCGGGGCGTGGCGGCTGGAACGCACCGAACTGCTGATCTCCCCGGACGGCGTCGCCCCGCCGGTCACCTACGTCGACCGGCTCTACCTCACCGGCGCCGGCGGCCCCGCCCGCCCGTACACCGCGCGGTACGTGTTCCGGGCGACCGGGCCGAGCGAGTCCGCCGCGCCGCTCAAGCCGATCCAGTACATCGCCAGCGGCACCCAGGTCAAACACACCGACATCGGGGGTACGGCACTCGGTGCGCTGCCCGCGGTCTCCGCGACCGCGCCGGTCACGCTCGGCAAGGAGGTCACCGCGCCGGCCGGTGCGATCCTGCCGGCCGGCGGTGGCGTCGCCTCGTACACGCTGACGCTGACCAACGCCGCGGACACCGCCGGCCTCGTCGACTGGGTGTCCGACACGCTGCCCGCCGACGCCGCCTACCAGCCCGGGACCATGCGGATCGCCGGCCGGGCGGCCGCGGACCCGGACGTCGACGGGCGCACGCTGATCGTGCAGGGCCCGATCGGCGTACCGGCCGGTGGCAGCACCACGATGTCGTACTCGGTGCTGCTCGGGCCGACCACCGGGGCGCGGGCCAACTCCGCGGTGGCGCACTTCGGCACGGTCGTCCTGGACCGCAGCGCCGACGTGACCGCCTCCGCGCCGGCCGGCGCCGAGGTGACCGTGCTCGGCGCCGGCGGCCTCAGCCTGCCGGACGCGTCCGTATCCACCACCGCCGGCAACCCGGTCACCGTCACCCCGCTGGACGGTGTCACCGCACCGTCCGGGCTGCCGCTGCGGATCACCTCGCTCGGCACGCCGGCCGGCGGCGGCGCGGCCGTGCTCGGGGCGGACGGGACGGTCACCTACAACCCCGCTCCCGGCGCCTCCGGCACGGTGACGTTCACGTACTCGGCCACGGACGGGCACAGCACCGGCGGCGCGACCGTCACCGTGGCGGTCCGGCCGGTCGCGGCCGCCGACCTGTACAGCACCGGGAAGAGCGCCACGCTCACCGCGAGCACCGGTGTGCTGGCCAACGACGCCTGCACCGGCTGCACGGTCAGCACGACGCCGGTCGCCGGGCCGCGGCTGAACGGCGCGGTGAGCGGGACACTGACGCTGTCCGGCGACGGCACGTTCACGTACGTGCCGGCGTCGAACGCCACCGGCACGGTCACGTTCACCTACCGGGCCACCGACGCGGCCGGGCGCGGCACCGACGGCGACGTCACCATCAACGTCGCTGACCTCGCCCCGGACTACGCCACCACCGCGTACCAGACCGCGATCAACCCGCTGCCGTTGCAGGCCAACGACCCTGGGTGCAGCAACGCCTGCCGGCCGCAGGCGGGCGGCGCACCCGCGCTCGGCACGGTCGTCTACCCGACGGGCGGCGGCAGCGTCGTCACATACACCCCGAACGCCGGCACCTGGGGGCTGGACACGTTCTCCTACGGCGTCACCGGCAACAGCGGCGGCGTCACCACCCCGGTCACGATCCTCATCGCCCCGCCGCCGGTGGCCCGGCAGACCACGTACGGCACCGAGGTCGGCGCCGCGCCCCCGTCCGGCGGATCATGCGGGCGCTGCGTCTACGCCCCGGGGACCGCGCCCGCGCACGGGACGGTCACGGTCGACCCGGACACCGGCGCGTCCACGTACCGGCCGGCCGCCGGGTACGCCGGTGCGGACGCCTACACGTACCAGGTGCGCGACCCGGTCACCGGCCTGCGCGTCACCGGCACCGTCTCGGTCACGGTCGGCCCACGTGCCGTCGACGACACCGCGGCCGTGCTGCTCGGCGACAGCGTCACCGGCGACGCGGCCGGCAACGACGCCTGCCCGGCCACCTGCACGCGGACGCTGGTGACCGGGCCGCCGTCCGGCACGCTGACGCTGCACCCGGACGGGACCTACACCTACACCCCGGGCGGCGACATCGGTACGTTCACCGCCACCTACCGGATCGCCAGCTCGGTCTCCGGGCCGGTCACCGCGGACGGCACCATCACGCTGACCGTCCGCGGCGCGGTCGACGACACCGCCACCACCGCGCCCGGCCAGGCGGTCACCGTCGACGTGCGCGCCAACGACCCGTGCACCGGGTGCGCGCTCACCGCGGTCGGCGCGCCGCCGTCCGGCACGGCCGGGATCAGCGGCGGCGCGGTCGTCTTCACCCCGGTCGCCGGGTTCACCGGGCGCGCCCGGGTGCCGTACACGCTGACCCGTGGCGGCGCCACCACGACCGCGACCGTGGTCGTCACCGTCACGCCGCGCGCCGTGGACGACGCCGTCACCACCGTCGCCGGGACGCCGGTGGAAGTGCTGCCGCTCGCGAACGACCTGTGCGCCGGCTGCACGCTCGCCATCACCGGGCCACCCGCCACCGGTACGGCGACCGTCGACGGGGACGTGGTCACGTACACGCCGGCCGGCGCCGGCACGGTCACGGTCGGTTACGTCCTCACGGATCCGTCGGGCGCGACCGCCACCGGCACCGTCACGGTCCGGGTGGCCGCGGCGCCGGATGTGCGGCCGGACGGCGCCACCACCACCGGTGCGGCGCCCGTGGTGACGAACGTGCTGGACAACGACGACTGCACCGGGTGCACGATCACGATCACCACGGACCCGGGGTACGGCACCGCGACCGTCGACGTGCGCGGCCGGGCCGTCTACACGGCCGCGCCCGGCTTCAGCGGGGTGGACACCTACCGGTACACCGCGTCGGACCCGGGGACCGGGGCGTACGCGACCGCGACAGTGACCGTGACCGTGGCGCCGCAGGCGCGGGACGACGACGCCGTGACCCGGGTCGGCGTGCCGGTCGACGTGGACGTGCTGACCGACGACGCCTGCACGAACTGCACGCTCGGTACGTCCGTCACGGCCGGCCCGGTCACGGTCGGCAGCGGCGGTGGCACGGTCACCGTCACGCCCGCCGCCGGGTGGACCGGCATCGCGACGGTCACCTACACCGCGACCGACCCGGTGACCGCGCTGAGCAGCACGGCGACGCTCACGGTCGAGGTCGACGACGCCCGGCCCGACTCCGCGACCGCCGCGCCGGGCGCGTCCGTCACCGGGCTGGACGTGCTGGCCAACGACCACTGCCCGGGCTGCGCGGTCACGGCGGTCGGCACCGCGTCGTCCGGCACGGCGTCGTTCCAGGGCGGGACGGTCGGCTGGGCGCCACCGGCGGGCTTCGCCGGGGTCGCGACGTTCGGCTACACCGCCTCGGGCGGGGCACACACGGTGTCGAGCACGGTCCGGATCCTGGTCCCACCCGCGGCGGCGGTGATCGCGGTGCCGGCCGGCCGGGCGGGCACCGTGACACCGGTGCCGCCCGCGGACTGCCCGGCGTGCGTGCTGACCGCGCTGACCAGCCCGGACCACGGCGATGTGGACGAGGCGAGCGGCGGGTTCACGTACACGCCGATGCCCGGGTACACCGGCACCGACGCGTTCGAGTACCGGCTCACCGACCGCGTGTCGAAGCGGACCGTCACGGCGACGGCGACGCTGGACGTCGCGGTGCGGGCGGCCGCGCCGGGCCTGACCGTCACGGCGGAGGCGGCGCCCGGGCCGGTGACGCCCGTGCCCGGGGTGAGCCACACCTGGGGGTGGACGGTCACGAACAGCGGCGATCAGGTGCTGCGGTCGATCACGGCGGTCGCGAACGACGGGGGAGCGGTCAGCTGCCCGGCGACCACGCTCACGGTCGGCGCCGGCATGCGGTGCACGGCTGCGCGGGTGTTCACCCAGGCGCAGCGCGACGCGGGGGAGGCGAGGGTCCGGCTGACCGTGACCGGCACGCCGGACGCGGGCAGCGCCGTCACGGACGACGACGAGGCCGTGGTGGTGCTGGCCGGGGACACGCCGCCGGCACCGTCGGCGAGCCCGTCGGCGCCGGCCTCGCCGCTGCCGTCGGTGTCCGCGTCCGCGGTGCCGAGTCCGGCTCCGTCGCCGTCGGTCGGCCCCTCGCCGGACGTCTCGCCCAGCCCGTCCCCGAGTGCGTCGCCGACCGCGTCACCGACCGCGTCACCGAGCGCTTCTCCCAGCCCGTCGCCGAGTGCCCCACCGAGTGCGTCTCCCACCGTGTCGCCGTCGCCGGCCGACGGTCCGCCGCCCGTCGGCGACGCCCTGGTCACCGGCGTGATCTGGTTCGACCGCAACCAGGACGGCGACCGCGACGACGGCGAGTGGCCGCTGCCCGGCGTCCCGGTCCAGCTCCGTGAGGCACCGTCCGTCGCCGCCGCGCTCGCGGCGGTCAGCACGATCACCGCCGCCCCGCCGGTGCGATCCGTCACCACCGGCCCGGACGGCGGCTACCGGTTCGGCAGCCTGCCCGGCGGCGCGTACCGGGTGACCGCCGTGGTCGACGCCGCCGGCTTCGCGTACACCTCGGACAGCGACGGCCGGGCGGACTGGACCGTCACCGTCCGGACCGGTGAGTCCGGCGCGGCGGTCGCGGAGTTCGCCGGCATCGGCCGTGGCTCCGTCAACGGCACCATCTACAACAGCGGCACCGGCGACCCGATCGGCGGTGCGGCCGTGACCTGCCGCTGGGCCGGCCTGGACGACACCCTGCGCACCACGGACGACGTCCTGATGGCCGTCGGCGCGGCCGGATCGGGGCGCTTCGCACTCAGCCGGCTGCCGTTCGGCACGTACGAGTGCGGCGGCCGCGACCCGCGCACCGGCGCGACCTCCGCCGTCACCCAGGTCTCGGTGATGAGCACCGAACGGCGGTACGTCCCGCTGCCGGTCAGCGGCAGCCGTCCCCTTCCGGTCACCGGCGACCGGGTCGGCACGCTGGTCGCCGCCGGCCTGCTGCTGCTCCTCGCCGGCGCCGCCGTGACCCGAGTCGGCCGCCGTCACTGA